One Paenisporosarcina sp. FSL H8-0542 genomic region harbors:
- a CDS encoding Rrf2 family transcriptional regulator, with protein sequence MRISTKGRYGLTIMIELAKQFGEGPVPLRQIASDNDLSEAYLEQLVSPLRNSGLVKSVRGAHGGYMLSKPPHLISAGDVIRVLEGPIQPVEGIENEAPPQRELWLRIRDAVKTVLDTTTIEDLAKFSDTSSDDGYMYYI encoded by the coding sequence GTGAGAATTTCGACAAAAGGTCGATATGGATTAACGATTATGATAGAGCTAGCCAAACAATTTGGAGAAGGTCCAGTACCTCTCCGTCAAATAGCATCAGACAATGATTTATCGGAAGCTTATTTAGAACAATTGGTTTCACCGCTTCGTAATTCTGGCCTAGTTAAAAGTGTTCGCGGAGCACACGGTGGATATATGCTTTCAAAGCCACCTCATTTAATTTCTGCCGGTGATGTCATCCGAGTACTGGAAGGACCGATTCAACCGGTGGAAGGCATTGAAAATGAAGCTCCTCCTCAACGAGAATTGTGGCTTCGCATTCGTGATGCCGTAAAAACCGTTCTGGATACTACAACGATTGAAGATTTAGCTAAATTCAGTGACACGTCATCAGATGACGGATACATGTATTACATTTAA
- a CDS encoding replication-associated recombination protein A codes for MQNEPLAYRMRPQKLDEIAGQQDIIGKHTPLYKMIANGHVPSMLLYGEPGIGKTSLAYAIAGTSNLSFIALNATRSGKKDIEEVVAESRVTGKVLLFLDEIHRFNKLQQDTLLPHVESGAIVLIGATTENPFHDVNPAIRSRCGEIKQLKRLTAEDLLVLIQRALQDDKRGLGRQKINISEEQQMKIAEAANGDARKALTLLESVVSASDDEDGVVVVDDALLQNLVDRIGVFGDKKGSHFYNLLSALQKSVRGSDVNAAMYYLAHLLENGDLVAVSRRLLVMAYEDIGVANPAVGAHVLASIQAAERLGLPEARIPLANAVVEMCLSEKSNSAYKAIDAAIASIHAGKVGDIPNHLKDTHYAGAAALGHEGYLYPHNTPIGSFGGWVNQTYLPDNLIGSKYYNPVLAGEEKKLAGIYQKLESFKGKKT; via the coding sequence ATGCAAAACGAACCACTTGCTTATCGAATGAGACCGCAAAAATTGGATGAAATCGCTGGTCAGCAAGACATAATCGGAAAACACACACCTTTATATAAAATGATTGCGAACGGCCATGTCCCTTCAATGTTGTTATACGGTGAGCCGGGAATCGGCAAGACGTCCCTAGCTTATGCCATTGCCGGTACTAGCAATCTTTCTTTCATCGCACTTAATGCGACACGCTCAGGCAAGAAAGATATAGAAGAAGTGGTGGCTGAGTCACGCGTAACAGGAAAAGTTCTGTTATTCCTTGATGAGATCCATCGTTTCAATAAATTACAGCAAGATACTTTGCTCCCCCATGTTGAAAGCGGCGCAATCGTATTGATTGGTGCCACAACGGAAAATCCATTTCATGATGTAAACCCGGCTATCCGTTCCCGTTGCGGTGAAATCAAACAACTGAAACGTTTGACGGCTGAAGACTTATTGGTATTGATACAACGCGCATTACAAGACGACAAACGCGGCCTGGGCCGACAAAAGATTAATATCTCTGAAGAACAGCAAATGAAAATCGCAGAAGCGGCAAATGGTGATGCCCGAAAAGCTTTGACTCTGCTTGAATCTGTCGTTTCCGCGTCTGACGATGAAGATGGCGTGGTTGTAGTAGACGATGCTTTGCTTCAAAATCTCGTCGATCGCATCGGCGTGTTCGGGGATAAAAAAGGGTCTCATTTTTATAATTTGTTATCTGCATTGCAAAAATCCGTGCGCGGAAGTGACGTCAATGCGGCCATGTATTACTTGGCTCATTTACTTGAAAATGGTGATTTGGTAGCAGTCTCGAGACGCCTTCTTGTCATGGCATACGAAGATATCGGCGTTGCAAATCCAGCCGTAGGTGCGCACGTTCTTGCGAGCATCCAGGCAGCTGAACGATTGGGGTTGCCGGAAGCTCGCATTCCGTTGGCAAATGCTGTCGTGGAAATGTGTTTATCGGAGAAATCCAATTCAGCTTATAAAGCAATTGATGCTGCCATTGCTTCCATTCATGCCGGAAAAGTTGGCGATATCCCGAACCATCTGAAAGATACACATTATGCAGGAGCAGCTGCACTCGGACACGAAGGATATTTATATCCGCACAACACACCGATTGGATCATTTGGCGGTTGGGTCAATCAAACCTATCTGCCTGACAATTTGATTGGTTCGAAGTATTACAATCCGGTGCTCGCGGGCGAAGAAAAGAAACTTGCGGGTATTTATCAGAAGTTGGAATCATTTAAAGGAAAGAAGACCTGA
- the mnmA gene encoding tRNA 2-thiouridine(34) synthase MnmA codes for MQQLKSPAETRVVVGMSGGVDSSVAAYLLKEQGYDVIGIFMKNWDDTDENGVCTATEDYDDVIKVCNQIGIPYYAVNFEKQYWDKVFTYFLEEYKAGRTPNPDVMCNKEIKFKAFLEHAISLGADYLATGHYAQVKEVDEETQLLRGLDNNKDQTYFLNQLNQEQLSKVMFPIGHLEKKLVRQIAAEAGLATATKKDSTGICFIGERNFKEFLSQYLPAQPGNMVTMDGEVMGRHDGLMYYTIGQRHGLGIGGAGDPWFVLGKNLENNELLVGQNIHHEALFSDQLTAVNMSFTTNEKKDNTFSCTAKFRYRQEDVKVDVELTENNGAVITFAEPVRAITPGQAVVLYDGDVCLGGGTIDEVIKNGKKLTYVG; via the coding sequence ATGCAACAATTAAAAAGTCCTGCAGAAACACGTGTCGTTGTCGGCATGTCGGGTGGCGTTGATTCGTCCGTTGCAGCTTATTTATTGAAAGAACAAGGGTACGATGTCATCGGAATCTTCATGAAAAACTGGGATGATACTGACGAAAATGGCGTATGTACAGCAACGGAAGATTATGACGACGTCATCAAGGTCTGTAACCAAATCGGCATTCCATACTATGCAGTGAATTTTGAGAAACAATATTGGGATAAAGTGTTCACTTACTTTTTGGAAGAATATAAAGCAGGTAGAACCCCAAATCCAGATGTGATGTGTAATAAAGAAATTAAATTCAAGGCATTCCTTGAGCATGCAATCAGTTTGGGTGCTGATTATTTGGCTACCGGACATTACGCTCAAGTCAAGGAAGTGGATGAAGAAACCCAACTTCTTCGCGGTCTGGATAACAATAAAGACCAAACGTATTTCTTGAATCAATTGAATCAGGAACAATTATCGAAAGTTATGTTCCCAATTGGTCATCTTGAAAAGAAATTGGTTCGTCAAATCGCTGCAGAAGCTGGATTGGCAACAGCAACGAAAAAAGATTCAACAGGCATTTGTTTTATCGGCGAACGCAATTTCAAGGAATTCCTGAGCCAATACTTGCCTGCACAGCCGGGGAATATGGTAACAATGGACGGGGAAGTTATGGGCCGTCATGATGGTCTAATGTATTACACAATCGGTCAACGTCATGGCTTAGGGATTGGTGGAGCTGGCGACCCGTGGTTTGTTCTAGGGAAAAATCTTGAGAATAACGAATTGCTGGTCGGACAAAACATTCATCACGAAGCGCTATTTTCTGATCAATTGACAGCTGTTAACATGAGTTTTACAACGAATGAGAAAAAAGACAATACGTTCTCTTGTACAGCGAAATTCAGATACCGTCAGGAAGACGTAAAAGTTGATGTGGAATTGACGGAAAACAACGGCGCGGTTATTACTTTCGCAGAGCCTGTCCGTGCAATTACCCCTGGACAAGCAGTCGTTTTATATGACGGTGATGTATGTCTTGGTGGCGGAACAATTGACGAAGTCATAAAGAACGGAAAAAAATTGACATACGTCGGCTAA
- a CDS encoding cysteine desulfurase family protein, with protein sequence MNRIYLDHAATSPVHPQVIEKLVHTMEQSYGNPSSIHATGREARKQLDQARELLANSIGAKDQDIILTSGGTEADNLAIFGTAYARKSLGSHIITSQIEHHAVLHACEKLEQEGFDVTYLPVNKQGLVSVEDFKQALREDTILVTIMLGNNEIGAIQPIVEIGQLLKNHQATFHTDAVQAYGLMPISVDDLHVDLLSVSSHKINGPKGIGFLYQRKGTKLSPQLFGGQQERKRRAGTENVPSVLAFAEAVSIAQQSMDEKRKLYQQFKEIMISTWEDKGIAFQVNGNVQSTLPHILNVSFKGTDVEALLVNLDMAGLSVSSGSACTAGSIDPSHVLVAMFGENADELRNSIRFSFGYGITLDDVTEAATKTAAVLNRLVK encoded by the coding sequence ATGAATAGAATTTACTTAGACCACGCAGCTACTTCGCCCGTACATCCGCAAGTCATTGAGAAATTAGTCCACACGATGGAACAGTCGTATGGCAATCCATCAAGTATACATGCGACTGGCCGGGAAGCCCGAAAACAGTTGGATCAAGCCCGTGAGCTTTTGGCAAATAGCATTGGTGCGAAAGATCAGGATATAATTTTGACCAGTGGCGGGACGGAAGCGGATAACTTGGCGATTTTCGGCACAGCATATGCGCGTAAATCTCTTGGCTCACATATTATCACGTCTCAAATTGAGCATCATGCCGTTTTGCATGCATGTGAAAAGCTAGAACAAGAAGGATTTGACGTGACTTATTTACCTGTCAATAAACAAGGACTTGTGTCAGTAGAAGACTTTAAACAAGCACTTCGTGAAGATACCATTTTAGTGACCATCATGCTTGGAAACAATGAAATAGGGGCCATTCAACCGATTGTAGAAATTGGCCAATTGTTGAAAAACCACCAGGCTACTTTCCATACAGATGCTGTTCAAGCATACGGATTGATGCCAATATCAGTGGATGATCTTCATGTGGATTTATTGTCTGTTTCCTCACATAAAATCAATGGACCTAAAGGAATTGGCTTCCTTTATCAGCGAAAAGGAACAAAATTATCACCACAGCTTTTTGGTGGACAGCAGGAACGCAAACGTCGCGCGGGAACTGAAAATGTACCTAGTGTACTTGCTTTCGCAGAGGCCGTATCGATTGCACAGCAGTCAATGGATGAAAAACGAAAACTGTACCAACAGTTTAAGGAAATAATGATTTCCACATGGGAAGACAAAGGAATTGCATTCCAAGTTAACGGGAATGTACAATCGACTCTTCCGCATATTTTAAACGTCAGCTTCAAAGGGACGGACGTGGAAGCACTATTGGTGAATTTGGATATGGCTGGACTTTCTGTATCGAGCGGTTCAGCTTGTACAGCAGGATCCATCGATCCATCCCATGTGCTTGTCGCAATGTTTGGAGAAAATGCGGATGAACTTCGTAATTCTATCCGCTTCAGCTTTGGTTATGGAATAACACTTGACGATGTAACGGAAGCAGCAACGAAAACTGCCGCCGTATTAAATAGACTTGTGAAATAA
- a CDS encoding ATP-dependent RecD-like DNA helicase, whose amino-acid sequence MPNQIDLFQQEAMYITGKPVVTIFHNATNLFSIVKLKINETNSTYEDKEIIVTGYFPPLMNEEAYRFTGQIKQHPKYGTQFQVETFSKDVPETEQGIIHYLSSDLFHGIGRKTAETIVKKLGKDAIRIILDDPEALDSVPRLAKEKKETIRMTLEQNLGLERVMIQLNEWGFGPQLAMRIYQTYREETIDVLMKNPFRLIEDVEGIGFHRADELGSKLGMTGKHPDRIKAAVFHLLNAASLSEGHVYLHAEHILPSVKQLLESSQFEEVPYDAISTACMELVEEGKLAGEMSRFYLPSLYFSEVGIASKLETLIQEQQERTGFPTSEIRKALGEAEERLGVSYAETQIAAIELGMNASVMLLTGGPGTGKTTVVRGLVEVYAELHGLTLDPKEYAKKQEPFPIILAAPTGRAAKRLNESTGLPSMTIHRLLGFTGQEKEEETERDIKGNLIIIDEMSMVDTWLAHQLLKAIPEGAQVIFVGDQDQLPPVGPGQVLKDLLASKRIPTVELTDIYRQSAGSSIIELAHQMKKGQLPTNLIDKTSDRSFIKAGPEQIAKVVEQVIKSALAKGHTIKELQVLAPMYKGPAGIDALNKMIQEMVNPNDTKKRKEIVFGETIYRIGDKVLQLVNQPESQVYNGDMGEVISISKASENVEKQDMLIVSFEGIEVTYQRNDLGQLTLAYCCSIHKSQGSEFPIVIMPVVRSYMKMLRRNLLYTGITRAKNFLILCGDAEVFKFGIERNDDLARLTSLKERLSEEAVSVTEPTVENEDNEVTDELIEGNDQEISLTASNHLTIHPLVGMNGTTPYDFLEKIAE is encoded by the coding sequence TTGCCAAATCAAATCGATTTATTTCAACAAGAAGCGATGTATATTACAGGCAAACCTGTCGTCACCATTTTTCATAATGCCACTAACTTATTCTCCATCGTGAAACTTAAAATCAACGAAACAAATTCTACATATGAAGATAAAGAAATCATTGTAACCGGCTACTTCCCACCTTTGATGAATGAAGAAGCGTATCGTTTTACAGGCCAGATCAAACAGCATCCAAAATACGGAACGCAGTTTCAAGTGGAAACTTTCTCAAAAGATGTACCGGAGACCGAACAAGGCATCATTCATTATTTGTCGAGTGATTTGTTTCATGGAATTGGACGTAAAACGGCCGAAACGATTGTCAAGAAACTTGGGAAAGATGCAATCCGAATCATTTTGGATGACCCTGAAGCACTTGACTCCGTTCCACGACTTGCCAAAGAGAAAAAAGAAACCATTCGTATGACGCTTGAGCAAAACCTCGGCTTGGAACGTGTCATGATTCAATTAAATGAATGGGGATTTGGTCCACAACTGGCGATGAGGATTTACCAGACCTACCGTGAGGAAACGATAGACGTGTTGATGAAAAATCCGTTTCGACTGATTGAAGACGTGGAAGGCATCGGTTTTCACCGTGCGGATGAACTGGGTTCCAAACTTGGTATGACCGGTAAACACCCAGACCGAATCAAAGCGGCCGTTTTCCATTTATTGAACGCTGCTTCGCTCAGTGAAGGACATGTTTATTTGCATGCGGAGCATATTTTACCGAGCGTTAAGCAATTGCTGGAGTCCAGCCAATTTGAAGAAGTCCCGTACGATGCGATTTCAACAGCATGCATGGAACTAGTCGAGGAAGGAAAATTGGCTGGGGAAATGTCGCGGTTCTATTTGCCTTCGCTATATTTTTCCGAAGTGGGCATCGCTTCCAAACTGGAAACGTTGATTCAGGAACAACAAGAACGAACAGGTTTCCCGACTTCTGAAATTCGAAAAGCGCTCGGCGAAGCTGAAGAAAGACTAGGTGTTTCATATGCTGAGACGCAAATAGCTGCTATTGAACTCGGGATGAATGCATCCGTCATGCTACTGACAGGTGGGCCAGGTACAGGGAAGACAACCGTCGTCAGGGGACTTGTGGAAGTTTACGCTGAATTGCATGGTCTGACGCTCGATCCAAAAGAATACGCAAAAAAACAGGAACCATTTCCGATTATTTTAGCGGCACCAACTGGAAGGGCTGCAAAACGTTTGAATGAATCAACGGGTCTCCCATCCATGACAATCCATCGTCTACTTGGATTCACTGGCCAGGAAAAAGAGGAAGAAACAGAACGGGACATCAAAGGCAACCTGATTATTATCGATGAAATGTCGATGGTTGACACATGGCTTGCCCATCAATTATTAAAGGCAATTCCTGAAGGGGCACAAGTCATATTCGTAGGTGACCAGGATCAATTGCCTCCTGTGGGACCAGGTCAAGTTCTGAAAGACTTGCTTGCGTCTAAGAGGATTCCGACAGTGGAACTGACGGACATTTATCGTCAATCTGCCGGATCGTCCATAATTGAACTTGCCCATCAAATGAAAAAAGGCCAGTTACCGACCAATTTAATCGACAAAACGAGCGATCGTTCTTTCATTAAAGCTGGGCCGGAACAAATCGCAAAAGTGGTTGAACAAGTCATCAAAAGTGCCTTAGCAAAAGGTCATACGATAAAAGAATTGCAAGTGCTCGCACCGATGTATAAAGGTCCTGCTGGGATTGATGCACTTAATAAAATGATTCAGGAAATGGTCAATCCGAATGACACGAAGAAACGCAAGGAAATTGTGTTCGGTGAAACGATCTATCGCATAGGTGATAAAGTGCTGCAACTCGTCAATCAGCCGGAAAGCCAAGTGTATAACGGGGATATGGGCGAAGTGATCAGCATTTCTAAAGCCAGTGAAAATGTCGAAAAGCAGGACATGTTGATCGTTTCATTCGAAGGGATAGAAGTGACCTATCAGCGTAATGATTTAGGACAGTTGACGCTTGCTTATTGTTGCTCAATTCATAAATCTCAAGGCAGTGAGTTCCCGATTGTCATCATGCCAGTCGTTCGCAGTTACATGAAAATGCTGCGACGCAATTTACTGTACACAGGAATAACACGTGCTAAAAACTTCCTCATTTTGTGTGGAGACGCTGAAGTCTTTAAATTTGGCATTGAGCGCAATGATGATTTGGCAAGACTGACTTCATTGAAGGAAAGATTGAGTGAAGAGGCAGTGTCTGTGACTGAACCAACTGTCGAGAACGAAGACAATGAAGTTACTGATGAACTTATAGAGGGAAACGACCAGGAAATTTCATTGACGGCCTCCAACCATTTGACGATTCATCCTTTAGTTGGCATGAACGGCACCACGCCTTATGACTTTTTAGAAAAAATTGCTGAATGA
- a CDS encoding HAD family hydrolase, with the protein MIKAVIFDFDGLIIDTETVWFEAYKAALYQFEVNLTIEQFALVIGTDDTVLDKYIVDNIKELSTISEVRELASQRFHEKIGQPILRDGVEDYLIAAKEASLKIGLASSSKRSWVENYLTQLGILHYFEVIKTSDDVSTVKPDPELYLQAIESLGVKPEEAVAFEDSLNGLKAARAAGLKCVIFPNPVTTNLVFEDYNLRLSSMADQSLDLLLKELL; encoded by the coding sequence ATGATAAAAGCAGTTATTTTCGATTTTGATGGGCTGATTATTGATACAGAGACGGTATGGTTTGAAGCGTATAAGGCAGCGTTGTATCAATTCGAGGTGAATTTGACCATTGAACAGTTTGCGTTAGTGATTGGTACTGATGATACTGTATTGGATAAATATATTGTGGACAATATAAAAGAGTTGTCCACTATTTCTGAGGTCAGAGAATTGGCATCCCAACGATTTCATGAAAAGATTGGTCAGCCAATTTTAAGAGACGGTGTAGAAGATTATTTAATTGCAGCTAAAGAAGCGAGCCTTAAAATAGGATTGGCTTCCAGTTCAAAAAGAAGTTGGGTAGAAAATTATTTAACTCAGCTTGGTATTCTTCATTATTTTGAAGTAATCAAGACGAGTGATGATGTTTCAACTGTTAAACCAGATCCAGAACTTTATCTGCAAGCCATTGAATCATTGGGTGTGAAACCAGAGGAAGCTGTCGCTTTTGAGGATTCATTGAACGGTTTGAAGGCAGCACGTGCGGCAGGTTTGAAATGTGTGATTTTCCCAAATCCGGTAACAACCAATTTAGTGTTTGAAGATTACAATCTTAGGTTGTCTTCGATGGCAGATCAATCTTTGGATCTCCTTCTGAAAGAGTTACTATAG
- a CDS encoding tRNA threonylcarbamoyladenosine dehydratase — translation MLHQFSRNELAIGTEGVDLLKNTTVAILGVGGVGSFAAEACARSGIGKIILVDKDNVDITNINRQLVAYTSTVGRSKSEVMKERILDINPACEVHDLHMFYTEETYEEFFSHNLDYVIDASDTIIYKIHLMKECLARGVKVISSMGAANKTDPTRFKIADISKTHTDPLAKVIRSKLRKEGIYKGIPVVFSDESPIVVREDVVETVGKPDAKIRKAKMPPSSNAFVPSVAGLVAASWVINDITKEIPVKRVRS, via the coding sequence CAATTTTCACGAAATGAATTAGCCATAGGTACTGAAGGTGTCGACCTGCTAAAAAACACGACAGTCGCTATTTTGGGTGTTGGAGGCGTAGGTTCTTTTGCTGCGGAAGCATGTGCCAGAAGCGGCATCGGGAAAATCATCCTCGTTGATAAAGACAATGTAGATATTACAAATATCAATCGCCAATTGGTTGCTTATACATCAACAGTAGGACGCTCGAAGTCCGAAGTAATGAAGGAACGAATTTTGGACATCAATCCTGCATGTGAAGTACATGATTTGCACATGTTCTATACAGAAGAAACATACGAAGAATTCTTCAGCCATAACTTGGATTACGTGATTGATGCTTCTGATACTATCATTTACAAAATACATTTAATGAAAGAATGTCTGGCTCGAGGCGTCAAAGTCATTTCAAGTATGGGGGCAGCAAATAAAACAGACCCTACACGATTCAAAATTGCTGATATTTCTAAAACACATACGGATCCTTTGGCAAAAGTGATTCGTTCAAAACTTCGTAAAGAAGGAATCTATAAAGGAATTCCTGTTGTTTTTTCTGACGAAAGCCCGATTGTCGTTCGAGAAGATGTGGTGGAAACAGTTGGTAAGCCAGATGCGAAAATTCGTAAGGCAAAAATGCCACCATCGTCGAACGCATTCGTACCGTCTGTTGCCGGATTAGTGGCAGCAAGCTGGGTTATTAACGATATTACTAAAGAAATTCCGGTAAAACGCGTACGTTCTTAA
- a CDS encoding tetratricopeptide repeat protein, whose protein sequence is MKELELGIAAIQNKDYEQAVVHFNNAIEEEPNNPLGYINFGNLLARMNETERAERFFQKAITLDEKAATAFYGLANLYYEQERYEEAAKLYEKSIQFGIQGADAYFMLGKCFERLGNPKLALPYLQRAAELEPTDVQIRLSYGIGLAALEMFKEAEPEFMYVIHEDLNNADAHYNLGVLYAVSTDRTNDALYHLKQAYTLQPNFEQARYVYDMIALSQ, encoded by the coding sequence ATGAAAGAATTGGAACTTGGCATTGCAGCCATTCAAAACAAAGATTATGAACAAGCTGTTGTTCATTTCAATAATGCAATTGAAGAAGAGCCGAATAACCCACTTGGATATATTAACTTTGGAAACTTACTGGCACGCATGAATGAAACAGAACGTGCTGAACGCTTCTTCCAAAAGGCTATTACTCTGGATGAAAAAGCAGCGACAGCTTTTTATGGATTGGCTAATTTATATTACGAGCAGGAACGTTACGAAGAAGCGGCGAAGCTTTATGAGAAATCGATTCAGTTTGGCATTCAAGGTGCTGACGCTTACTTCATGTTAGGGAAATGCTTCGAACGATTGGGGAACCCTAAACTTGCACTGCCTTATTTACAGCGTGCAGCTGAACTTGAGCCAACAGATGTACAAATCCGCTTGTCTTACGGCATCGGATTGGCAGCTCTTGAAATGTTCAAGGAAGCTGAACCAGAATTTATGTATGTCATTCATGAAGACTTGAACAATGCAGATGCCCACTACAATTTGGGCGTTTTGTACGCTGTCTCCACAGACCGCACAAATGATGCGTTGTATCATTTGAAACAGGCGTATACGTTGCAACCGAATTTCGAACAGGCACGTTATGTGTACGACATGATTGCATTAAGTCAATAA